In the genome of Streptomyces sp. V2I9, one region contains:
- a CDS encoding acetoacetate--CoA ligase, whose protein sequence is MTAATPDAPLWQPGPDRIEAAAVTRFQTWAANRHGAPAEGGYAALHRWSVDELDTFWRAVAEWFDIRFSTPYESVLGDRAMPGATWFPGATLNYAEHALRTAEDPSRADTPALLHVDETHTQTPVTWAELRRQVGALAAELRALGVTPGDRVSGYLPNIPQAVVALLATAAVGGVWTSCAPDFGARSVLDRFQQIEPVVLFAVDGYRYGGKEHDRTGTVAELRRELPTLRAVVHIPLLGTDAPEGALTWAALTSADTEPVFEQVPFEHPLWVLYSSGTTGLPKAIVQSQGGILLEHVKQLGLHCDLGPEDRFFWYTSTGWMMWNFLVSGLLTGTTVVLYDGSPGHPDISAQWRIAEQTGATLYGTSAAYVMACRKAGVHPGRDFDLSRVQCVATTGSPLPPDGFRWLHDEVADDLWIASVSGGTDVCSCFAGAVPTLPVHIGELQAPSLGTDLQSWDPAGRPLTDEVGELVVTNPLPSMPIRFWNDPDGSRYHDSYFDVYPGVWRHGDWITITGRGSVVIHGRSDSTLNRQGVRMGSADIYEAVERLPEIRESLVIGLEEPDGGYWMPLFVHLAEGATLDDDLRDAIKRTIRENLSPRHVPDEVIEVPGIPHTLTGKRIEVPVKRLLQGTELSKAVNPGSVDNLDLLRFYADLAATRRR, encoded by the coding sequence ATGACCGCAGCCACGCCCGACGCCCCGCTCTGGCAGCCCGGCCCCGACCGTATCGAGGCCGCCGCCGTCACCCGCTTCCAGACCTGGGCCGCGAACCGGCACGGCGCCCCGGCCGAGGGCGGGTACGCGGCCCTGCACCGCTGGTCCGTCGACGAGCTCGACACCTTCTGGCGCGCGGTGGCCGAATGGTTCGACATCCGCTTCTCCACCCCGTACGAAAGCGTCCTCGGCGACCGCGCGATGCCCGGCGCCACCTGGTTCCCCGGCGCCACCCTCAACTACGCCGAACACGCCCTGCGCACCGCCGAGGACCCCTCCCGCGCCGACACCCCCGCCCTGCTGCACGTCGACGAGACCCACACCCAGACCCCGGTCACCTGGGCCGAACTCCGCCGCCAGGTCGGCGCGCTGGCCGCCGAACTCCGCGCCCTCGGCGTCACCCCCGGCGACCGTGTCAGCGGCTACCTCCCCAACATCCCGCAGGCCGTCGTCGCCCTCCTCGCCACCGCCGCCGTCGGCGGCGTCTGGACCTCCTGCGCCCCCGACTTCGGCGCCCGCAGCGTCCTCGACCGCTTCCAGCAGATCGAACCCGTCGTCCTGTTCGCCGTCGACGGCTACCGCTACGGCGGCAAGGAGCACGACCGCACCGGGACCGTCGCCGAACTCCGCCGCGAGCTGCCCACGCTGCGTGCCGTCGTCCACATCCCGCTGCTCGGGACCGACGCACCCGAAGGCGCCCTCACCTGGGCCGCCCTCACCTCCGCCGACACCGAGCCGGTCTTCGAACAGGTCCCCTTCGAGCACCCGCTCTGGGTCCTCTACTCCTCCGGCACCACCGGCCTGCCCAAGGCCATCGTCCAGTCCCAGGGCGGCATCCTCCTCGAACACGTCAAGCAGCTCGGCCTGCACTGCGACCTCGGCCCCGAGGACCGCTTCTTCTGGTACACCTCCACCGGCTGGATGATGTGGAACTTCCTCGTCTCCGGCCTCCTCACCGGCACCACCGTCGTCCTGTACGACGGCAGCCCCGGCCACCCCGACATCAGCGCCCAGTGGCGCATCGCCGAACAGACCGGCGCCACCCTCTACGGCACCTCCGCCGCATACGTCATGGCCTGCCGCAAGGCCGGCGTCCACCCGGGCCGCGACTTCGACCTCTCCCGCGTCCAGTGCGTCGCCACCACCGGCTCCCCGCTCCCGCCCGACGGCTTCCGCTGGCTCCACGACGAGGTCGCCGACGACCTCTGGATCGCCTCGGTCAGCGGCGGCACCGACGTCTGCTCCTGCTTCGCCGGAGCCGTCCCCACCCTCCCCGTCCACATCGGCGAACTCCAGGCCCCCAGCCTCGGCACCGACCTCCAGTCCTGGGACCCCGCGGGCAGGCCCCTCACCGACGAGGTCGGCGAACTCGTCGTCACCAACCCGCTGCCGTCCATGCCGATCCGCTTCTGGAACGACCCCGACGGCAGCCGCTACCACGACAGCTACTTCGACGTGTACCCCGGCGTATGGCGGCACGGCGACTGGATCACCATCACCGGCCGCGGCTCGGTGGTCATCCACGGCCGCTCCGACTCCACCCTGAACCGCCAGGGCGTCCGCATGGGCTCCGCCGACATCTACGAGGCCGTCGAACGCCTCCCCGAGATCCGCGAATCCCTCGTCATCGGCCTCGAAGAACCCGACGGCGGCTACTGGATGCCGCTCTTCGTCCACCTCGCCGAAGGCGCCACCCTCGACGACGACCTGCGCGACGCCATCAAGCGGACCATCCGCGAGAACCTCTCCCCCCGCCACGTACCCGACGAGGTCATCGAAGTCCCCGGCATCCCGCACACCCTCACCGGCAAGCGCATCGAGGTTCCGGTCAAGCGCCTGCTCCAGGGAACCGAGCTGTCCAAGGCGGTCAACCCCGGCTCCGTGGACAACCTCGACCTCCTCCGCTTCTACGCCGACCTCGCCGCGACCCGCCGCCGCTGA
- the ptsP gene encoding phosphoenolpyruvate--protein phosphotransferase, which yields METTLRGVGVSHGVAIGEVRHMGTAVLEPPAKSIPAEEAEREQGRARQAVEAVAADLVARGNLAGGEAQHVLEAQAMMAQDPELMSDVDRRIAVGSTAERAVYDAFAAYRALLANAGEYLAGRVADLDDVRNRIVARLLGVPMPGVPDSDEPYVLIARDLAPADTALLDPTLVLGFVTEEGGPTSHSAILARALGVPAVVALPGAGELAEGTVVAVDGSTGEIFVEPSAEKRAELEGAAAARKAALASSTGPGATSDGHKVPLLANVGGPGDVPAAVEAGAEGVGLFRTEFLFLDDSKQAPSEEKQVAAYRAVLEAFPEGRVVVRVLDAGADKPLDFLTPADEPNPALGVRGLRSLLDHPEVLRTQLTALAKAAEGLPVYLEVMAPMVADRADAKAFADACREAGLRAKFGAMVEIPSAALRARSILQEVEFLSLGTNDLAQYTFAADRQVGAVSRLQDPWQPALLDLVALSAEAARAEGKSCGVCGEAAADPLLACVLTGLGVTSLSMGAASIPYVRATLATYSLAQCERAANAARSADSADEARSAAQAVLSGE from the coding sequence ATGGAGACAACGCTGCGAGGCGTCGGCGTGAGCCACGGTGTGGCCATCGGCGAGGTTCGGCACATGGGTACGGCGGTGCTGGAGCCGCCCGCCAAATCGATTCCCGCCGAGGAGGCCGAGCGCGAACAGGGGCGCGCGCGGCAGGCGGTCGAGGCCGTGGCGGCCGACCTCGTCGCGCGCGGCAACCTGGCCGGCGGTGAGGCCCAGCACGTGCTCGAGGCGCAGGCCATGATGGCGCAGGACCCCGAGCTGATGTCCGACGTCGATCGGCGTATCGCCGTGGGCAGCACCGCCGAGCGTGCCGTGTACGACGCGTTCGCCGCCTACCGGGCGCTGCTCGCCAATGCCGGGGAGTACCTGGCGGGGCGGGTCGCGGACCTCGACGACGTGCGGAACCGGATCGTGGCGCGGCTGCTCGGTGTGCCGATGCCCGGTGTGCCGGACAGCGACGAGCCGTACGTACTGATCGCGCGCGATCTGGCACCGGCCGACACCGCGCTGCTGGACCCGACGCTGGTGCTCGGCTTCGTCACCGAGGAGGGCGGGCCGACCAGCCACAGCGCGATCCTGGCGCGGGCGCTCGGCGTTCCGGCCGTGGTGGCGCTGCCCGGCGCCGGTGAGCTGGCCGAGGGCACGGTCGTCGCGGTGGACGGCAGCACGGGCGAGATCTTCGTGGAGCCGAGCGCCGAGAAGCGTGCCGAGCTGGAGGGCGCCGCCGCGGCTCGCAAGGCGGCGCTGGCCTCCTCGACCGGTCCGGGCGCCACGTCGGACGGGCACAAGGTGCCGCTGCTCGCCAATGTCGGTGGTCCGGGCGATGTGCCCGCGGCGGTCGAGGCGGGCGCCGAGGGTGTGGGGCTGTTCCGCACCGAGTTCCTGTTCCTGGACGACAGCAAGCAGGCTCCTTCCGAGGAGAAGCAGGTCGCGGCCTACCGTGCGGTGCTGGAGGCGTTCCCCGAGGGGCGTGTCGTCGTACGGGTGCTGGACGCCGGCGCCGACAAGCCGCTGGACTTCCTGACCCCGGCCGACGAGCCGAATCCGGCGCTGGGTGTCCGGGGGCTGCGGAGCCTGCTGGACCACCCCGAGGTGCTGCGTACCCAGCTGACCGCGCTGGCCAAGGCCGCCGAGGGGCTGCCGGTGTACCTGGAGGTCATGGCCCCCATGGTGGCCGACCGCGCCGACGCCAAGGCGTTCGCGGACGCGTGCCGCGAGGCCGGGCTGCGGGCGAAGTTCGGTGCGATGGTGGAGATCCCGTCGGCGGCCCTGCGGGCGCGGTCGATCCTCCAGGAGGTGGAGTTCCTCTCGCTGGGCACCAACGACCTGGCGCAGTACACCTTCGCGGCCGACCGTCAGGTGGGCGCGGTGTCACGGCTCCAGGACCCGTGGCAGCCGGCGCTGCTGGATCTGGTGGCGCTGTCCGCCGAGGCGGCCCGTGCCGAGGGCAAGAGCTGCGGCGTGTGCGGGGAGGCCGCGGCGGACCCGCTGCTCGCGTGTGTGCTGACGGGACTGGGTGTCACCTCGCTCTCCATGGGTGCGGCGTCCATTCCCTATGTACGGGCCACGCTGGCCACGTACTCGCTGGCGCAGTGCGAGCGGGCGGCGAACGCGGCTCGTTCGGCCGACTCGGCCGACGAGGCGCGCAGCGCGGCGCAGGCCGTGCTCTCGGGCGAGTAG
- a CDS encoding mannose-1-phosphate guanyltransferase has product MKAVVMAGGEGTRLRPMTSSMPKPLLPVANRPIMEHVLRLLKRHGLSETVVTVQFLASLVKNYFGDGEELGMELTYANEEKPLGTAGSVKNAEEALKDDTFLVISGDALTDFDLTDLIAFHKEKGGLVTVCLTRVPNPLEFGITIVDENGQVERFLEKPTWGQVFSDTVNTGIYVMEPEVFDYVQADTSVDWSGDVFPQLMKEGKPIYGYIAEGYWEDVGTHESYVKAQADVLERKVDVEIDGFEISPGVWVAEGAEVHPDAVLRGPLYIGDYAKVEAGVEIREHTVVGSNVVVKSGAFLHKAVVHDNVYIGQQSNLRGCVVGKNTDIMRAARIEDGAVIGDECLVGEESIIQGNVRVYPFKTIEAGAFVNTSVIWESRGQAHLFGARGVSGILNVEITPELAVRLAGAYATTLKKGSTVTTARDHSRGARALKRAVISALQASAIDVRDLENVPLPVARQQTARGSAGGIMIRTSPGVPDSVDIMFIDERGSDLSQAQQRKLDRVYARQEYRRAFPGEIGDLHFPSSVFDSYTGSLLRNVDVEGIAESGLKVVVDASNGSAGLVLPSLLGRLGVDALTINPGLDESRPTETAETRRAGLVRLGEIVSSARAAFGVRFDPVGERLSLVDELGRIIEDDRALLVLLDLVAAERRSGRVALPVTTTRVAEQVAAYHGTQVEWTTTSPDDLTRVGREEDTIFGGDGRGGFIVPEFSSVFDGTAAFVRLIGLVARTQLTLSQIDARIPRAHVLRRDLATPWAVKGLVMRRVVEAAGDRSVDTTDGVRVVEADGRWVMVLPDRAEAVTHLWAEGPDDASARALLDEWAAVVESAGD; this is encoded by the coding sequence ATGAAGGCCGTCGTGATGGCTGGCGGCGAAGGCACGCGTCTTCGCCCCATGACTTCGAGCATGCCCAAGCCGCTCCTGCCTGTGGCCAACCGGCCCATCATGGAGCACGTCCTGAGGCTGCTCAAACGGCATGGGCTCAGCGAAACAGTAGTGACCGTCCAGTTCCTCGCTTCTCTCGTCAAGAACTATTTCGGCGACGGCGAGGAGCTCGGAATGGAGCTCACCTATGCCAACGAGGAGAAGCCACTCGGCACCGCGGGCAGCGTGAAGAACGCCGAGGAGGCGTTGAAGGACGACACCTTCCTCGTCATTTCCGGTGACGCGCTCACCGACTTCGACCTCACCGACCTCATCGCGTTCCACAAGGAAAAAGGCGGCCTGGTCACGGTCTGCCTCACCAGGGTGCCCAATCCGCTGGAATTCGGGATCACCATCGTGGACGAGAACGGCCAGGTCGAGAGATTCCTGGAGAAGCCGACCTGGGGCCAGGTCTTCTCGGACACCGTGAACACGGGCATCTACGTCATGGAGCCCGAGGTGTTCGACTACGTCCAGGCCGACACCTCCGTCGACTGGTCCGGCGACGTCTTCCCTCAGCTGATGAAGGAGGGCAAGCCGATCTACGGCTACATCGCCGAGGGCTACTGGGAGGACGTCGGCACCCACGAGAGCTATGTGAAGGCCCAGGCGGACGTCCTGGAGCGCAAGGTCGACGTGGAGATCGACGGCTTCGAGATCTCGCCCGGCGTGTGGGTCGCCGAAGGAGCTGAGGTCCACCCCGACGCCGTGCTGCGCGGCCCGCTGTACATCGGCGACTACGCCAAGGTCGAGGCGGGCGTCGAGATCCGCGAGCACACGGTCGTGGGATCGAACGTCGTCGTCAAGTCCGGAGCCTTCCTCCACAAGGCCGTGGTGCACGACAACGTGTACATCGGGCAGCAGAGCAACCTCCGGGGCTGCGTGGTCGGCAAGAACACCGACATCATGCGCGCGGCCCGCATCGAGGACGGCGCCGTCATCGGCGACGAATGCCTGGTCGGCGAGGAGTCGATCATCCAGGGCAACGTCCGCGTGTACCCGTTCAAGACGATCGAGGCCGGCGCGTTCGTCAACACCTCGGTGATCTGGGAGTCGCGCGGACAGGCACACCTCTTCGGGGCGCGCGGGGTCTCCGGGATCCTGAACGTCGAGATCACGCCCGAGCTGGCCGTACGGCTGGCCGGCGCCTACGCCACCACCCTCAAGAAGGGATCCACGGTCACCACCGCGCGTGACCACTCCCGTGGCGCGCGCGCCCTCAAGCGTGCCGTCATCTCGGCCCTCCAGGCCAGCGCCATCGACGTACGGGACCTGGAGAACGTACCGCTGCCCGTGGCGCGCCAGCAGACCGCCCGCGGCAGCGCCGGCGGGATCATGATCCGTACGTCCCCCGGCGTGCCCGACTCGGTGGACATCATGTTCATCGACGAGCGCGGATCGGACCTCTCGCAGGCGCAGCAGCGCAAACTCGACCGGGTCTACGCACGCCAGGAGTACCGCAGGGCCTTCCCCGGAGAGATCGGGGACCTGCACTTCCCGTCCAGCGTGTTCGACTCGTACACCGGATCCCTTCTGAGGAACGTCGACGTCGAGGGCATCGCCGAATCGGGGCTGAAGGTCGTCGTCGACGCCTCCAACGGAAGCGCCGGCCTCGTCCTGCCCAGCCTGCTCGGGCGGCTCGGCGTGGACGCCCTGACCATCAATCCGGGACTCGACGAGTCGCGGCCCACCGAAACCGCCGAGACCCGCCGGGCCGGTCTGGTCCGGCTCGGCGAGATCGTGTCCTCCGCGAGGGCGGCCTTCGGTGTGCGGTTCGACCCGGTCGGTGAGCGGCTCTCCCTCGTCGACGAACTGGGCAGGATCATCGAGGACGACCGGGCCCTGCTGGTCCTCCTGGATCTCGTGGCCGCGGAACGGCGCAGCGGTCGGGTGGCCCTGCCTGTCACGACCACGCGTGTCGCCGAGCAGGTGGCGGCCTACCACGGCACCCAGGTGGAGTGGACGACCACGTCGCCCGACGACCTGACCCGTGTGGGGCGTGAAGAGGACACCATCTTCGGAGGAGACGGGCGCGGTGGGTTCATCGTTCCCGAATTCAGCAGCGTTTTCGACGGGACCGCCGCCTTCGTCCGGCTCATCGGCCTCGTCGCGCGCACCCAGCTCACCCTGAGCCAGATCGACGCCCGCATCCCGCGGGCCCACGTCCTGCGCCGCGACCTGGCGACCCCCTGGGCCGTCAAGGGGCTCGTCATGCGCCGGGTCGTCGAGGCGGCCGGTGACCGCAGCGTGGACACCACGGACGGGGTCCGCGTGGTCGAGGCGGACGGCCGCTGGGTCATGGTCCTGCCCGACCGGGCGGAGGCCGTCACCCATCTGTGGGCGGAAGGACCGGACGACGCGTCGGCCCGCGCGCTGCTCGACGAGTGGGCAGCGGTGGTGGAGAGCGCGGGGGACTGA
- a CDS encoding CDP-alcohol phosphatidyltransferase family protein, whose translation MEVQETRVQTDRVLTIPNILSMARLVGVPLFLWLILRPVFGGPNCDNWALLVLMLSGISDYLDGKLARKWNQISSLGRLLDPAADRLYILSTLVGLTWREILPLWVTGLLLARELMLLVMVGILRRHGYPPPQVNFLGKAATFNLMYAFPLLLLSDGSGWLATLAAVFGWAFAGWGTTLYWWAGILYVVQVRRLVKADAVAD comes from the coding sequence GTGGAGGTCCAGGAGACTCGGGTCCAGACGGACCGGGTCCTCACCATCCCCAACATCCTCAGCATGGCTCGCCTGGTTGGCGTACCACTCTTCCTGTGGTTGATTCTTCGCCCCGTGTTCGGCGGGCCCAACTGCGACAACTGGGCGCTGCTGGTGCTGATGCTCAGTGGTATCAGCGACTACCTCGACGGCAAGCTCGCCCGCAAGTGGAACCAGATCAGCAGCCTCGGCCGGCTCCTGGACCCGGCGGCTGACCGCCTGTACATCCTTTCCACCCTGGTCGGCCTCACCTGGCGCGAGATTCTGCCCCTCTGGGTCACGGGACTCCTCCTCGCCCGGGAACTGATGCTTCTCGTGATGGTGGGCATCCTGCGCCGCCACGGCTATCCGCCCCCGCAGGTCAACTTCCTCGGGAAAGCCGCGACCTTCAACCTGATGTACGCCTTCCCCTTGTTGCTGCTCAGTGACGGGAGTGGTTGGCTGGCCACACTGGCCGCCGTTTTCGGATGGGCGTTCGCAGGATGGGGTACAACCCTGTATTGGTGGGCAGGAATCTTGTATGTGGTCCAGGTCCGCCGACTTGTGAAGGCGGATGCAGTAGCCGATTGA
- a CDS encoding PTS glucose transporter subunit IIA has translation MTNVTSPLTGRAIGLTAVPDPVFSGAMVGPGTAIDPVREPSEAVSPVDGVVVSLHPHAFVVVDAEGHGVLTHLGIDTVQLNGEGFELLVNKGDTVTRGQGIVRWDPVAVEAAGKSPICPIVALEAGAESLADVREDGDVKVGDTLFGWQ, from the coding sequence ATGACCAACGTGACGTCCCCTCTTACCGGACGCGCCATCGGACTCACCGCGGTTCCCGACCCGGTCTTCTCGGGCGCGATGGTCGGTCCCGGCACCGCCATCGACCCCGTACGCGAGCCCTCCGAGGCTGTGTCCCCCGTCGACGGCGTCGTCGTCTCCCTGCATCCCCACGCGTTCGTCGTCGTCGACGCCGAGGGGCACGGGGTACTGACGCACCTCGGCATCGACACCGTCCAGCTCAACGGCGAGGGCTTCGAGCTGCTCGTGAACAAGGGGGACACGGTGACCCGCGGCCAGGGCATCGTGCGCTGGGACCCGGTCGCCGTCGAGGCCGCCGGCAAGTCGCCCATCTGCCCGATCGTGGCCCTGGAGGCCGGCGCCGAGTCGCTGGCCGATGTCCGCGAGGACGGGGACGTGAAGGTCGGAGACACGCTGTTCGGCTGGCAGTGA
- a CDS encoding M15 family metallopeptidase produces MRTALRALAATAAALLAATALSPAARAHPAGPKAPEEFVAPRSVDPTVIQEMRYTTAHTFLGERVDGYRQPVCILTRPAARALHQAQQRLLRQGYALKVYDCYRPQRAVDHFVRWAEDPDDQSMKEEFYPRVDKSRLFEDGYIAEKSGHSRGSTVDLTLVRLPAQPTRPYRPGERLTPCFAPQGERFPDNSVDMGTGYDCFDTLSHTDDPRITGVQRANRQLLKRTLADVGFVNLPEEWWHFTYKPEPFPDTYFDFPVHRRSVAGR; encoded by the coding sequence ATGCGTACCGCTCTGCGTGCCCTGGCCGCCACGGCCGCCGCCCTCCTCGCCGCGACCGCCCTCTCCCCCGCCGCGCGAGCACACCCCGCCGGACCGAAAGCACCCGAGGAGTTCGTGGCACCGCGCTCGGTGGACCCGACCGTCATCCAGGAGATGCGCTACACCACGGCGCACACCTTCCTGGGCGAGCGGGTGGACGGCTACCGGCAGCCGGTCTGCATCCTGACCCGGCCCGCGGCCCGCGCCCTGCACCAGGCGCAGCAGCGGCTGCTGCGTCAGGGGTACGCCCTGAAGGTGTACGACTGCTACCGGCCGCAGCGGGCGGTGGACCACTTCGTGCGGTGGGCCGAGGACCCGGACGACCAGTCCATGAAGGAGGAGTTCTATCCACGGGTCGACAAGTCCCGGCTGTTCGAGGACGGTTACATCGCGGAGAAGTCCGGGCACAGCCGGGGCAGCACGGTGGACCTGACGCTCGTCCGGCTCCCCGCGCAGCCGACCAGGCCGTACCGGCCGGGTGAGCGGCTGACGCCCTGCTTCGCGCCGCAGGGCGAACGGTTCCCCGACAACTCCGTGGACATGGGCACCGGTTACGACTGCTTCGACACCCTGTCGCACACCGACGACCCGCGGATCACGGGCGTCCAGCGCGCCAACCGGCAGCTCCTGAAGCGGACGCTGGCCGACGTCGGATTCGTGAACCTGCCGGAGGAGTGGTGGCACTTCACGTACAAGCCGGAGCCGTTCCCGGACACCTACTTCGACTTCCCGGTGCACCGCCGGTCGGTGGCCGGGCGCTGA
- a CDS encoding DUF881 domain-containing protein, producing MSQPSPDRSTASPPVRPDASMSLLNNVMDHSLDEGYAEASARRRADGSAGLPRTLMSKLGLAAGLVVAALVVTLGAAEARISAPVVAKEREELIDRIEAETEAADTLESDVDELRSDVSERQRKALEDHGGDQGQLVALLSGATPVEGPGVKLVVDDAKDTDQGGGGPRESSGFADTGRVRDRDMQRVVNGLWESGAEAIAINGQRLTALSAIRAAGDAILVDNRPLVPPYTVLAVGDGEKLTTAFGDSADGQYLQALKESFDIRTSISEQPKVRLPAAPSLIVRTAEPKAAGRGAADTGKGTS from the coding sequence ATGTCGCAGCCGTCCCCCGATCGGAGCACCGCCTCGCCGCCCGTACGCCCCGACGCGTCCATGTCGCTGCTGAACAACGTGATGGACCACAGCCTCGACGAGGGCTACGCGGAGGCGTCGGCGCGGCGCAGGGCCGACGGGAGCGCGGGACTGCCCCGTACGCTCATGTCGAAGCTCGGCCTGGCCGCCGGACTGGTGGTGGCCGCCCTCGTGGTCACCCTCGGCGCGGCCGAGGCGCGGATCTCCGCACCGGTCGTCGCCAAGGAGCGCGAGGAACTGATCGACCGGATCGAAGCGGAGACGGAGGCGGCGGACACGCTGGAATCCGACGTCGACGAGCTCCGCTCCGACGTGAGCGAACGTCAGCGCAAGGCCCTCGAGGACCACGGGGGCGACCAGGGGCAGTTGGTGGCCCTGTTGTCCGGTGCGACACCCGTCGAGGGCCCCGGCGTGAAGCTGGTCGTCGACGACGCGAAGGACACCGACCAGGGTGGTGGCGGGCCACGTGAGTCCTCGGGTTTCGCCGACACCGGCCGGGTGCGCGACCGGGACATGCAGCGGGTCGTCAACGGTCTATGGGAATCCGGGGCCGAGGCCATCGCCATCAATGGGCAGAGGCTGACCGCGCTGTCGGCGATCCGGGCCGCCGGTGACGCCATACTGGTGGACAACAGGCCGCTCGTACCGCCGTACACGGTGCTCGCGGTGGGGGACGGCGAGAAGCTCACGACCGCGTTCGGGGACAGCGCCGACGGCCAGTACCTCCAGGCGCTCAAGGAGAGCTTCGACATCCGCACCAGCATCTCCGAACAGCCGAAGGTGCGGCTTCCGGCCGCCCCGAGTCTGATCGTCCGTACAGCAGAGCCGAAGGCCGCCGGCAGAGGTGCGGCAGACACAGGGAAGGGCACATCGTGA
- a CDS encoding small basic family protein has product MIAVLGLVVGVVVGLLVRPEVPAVVEPYLPIAVVAALDAVFGGLRAMLDGIFVDKVFVVSFLSNVVVAALIVFLGDKLGVGAQLSTGVVVVLGIRIFSNAAAIRRHVFRA; this is encoded by the coding sequence GTGATCGCCGTACTGGGCCTCGTCGTGGGAGTCGTGGTCGGACTGTTGGTCCGGCCCGAGGTGCCGGCGGTGGTCGAGCCCTACCTGCCGATCGCGGTGGTCGCCGCGCTCGATGCCGTCTTCGGCGGTCTGCGGGCCATGCTCGACGGCATCTTCGTCGACAAGGTCTTCGTGGTCTCCTTCCTCTCCAACGTCGTGGTGGCCGCGCTGATCGTCTTCCTCGGCGACAAGCTGGGCGTCGGCGCCCAGCTCTCCACGGGTGTGGTGGTCGTGCTCGGCATCCGGATCTTCTCCAACGCCGCCGCCATCCGCCGGCACGTCTTCCGGGCTTGA
- a CDS encoding DUF881 domain-containing protein gives MNNDENTRSEQPEGGASAVPDSPAPPPPPAQGVTGRQRLRAGLWPPRLSRAQLIVAVLLFGLGLGLAIQVRSTSDDSALRGARQEDLVRILDEVDDRTQRLEDEKQRLDDQRTELENSSDQAEEARKQTLEKERQLGILAGTVAAEGPGITLTITDPSGAVAPDMLLDALQELRAAGAEAIEVNGVRVVANTYFSGDAGDVQVDGKKIEAPYEFTVIGKPQDLEPALNIPGGVVQTLEKEQATVLVERSDDIVVDALRPAQRPDYARSSTP, from the coding sequence ATGAACAACGACGAGAACACCCGCAGCGAACAGCCCGAGGGCGGCGCGTCCGCCGTCCCGGACAGCCCCGCTCCGCCGCCGCCTCCCGCCCAGGGGGTGACCGGCCGGCAGCGGCTCCGGGCCGGTCTGTGGCCGCCACGGCTGAGCCGTGCCCAACTCATCGTCGCCGTGCTGCTGTTCGGACTCGGCCTGGGGCTGGCCATCCAGGTACGGTCGACCAGCGACGACAGCGCGCTGCGCGGTGCCCGGCAGGAGGACCTGGTCCGCATCCTGGACGAGGTCGACGACCGGACGCAGCGCCTTGAGGACGAGAAGCAACGCCTGGACGATCAGCGCACCGAACTCGAGAACAGCTCCGACCAGGCCGAGGAGGCCCGGAAGCAGACGCTGGAGAAGGAGCGCCAGCTCGGCATCCTCGCGGGCACGGTGGCGGCCGAGGGCCCCGGCATCACGCTGACGATCACCGACCCCTCGGGGGCGGTCGCGCCCGACATGCTGCTCGACGCCCTTCAGGAGCTGCGTGCGGCCGGGGCGGAGGCGATCGAGGTCAACGGGGTGCGCGTGGTGGCCAACACCTACTTCTCCGGGGACGCCGGGGACGTCCAGGTGGACGGCAAGAAGATCGAAGCGCCGTACGAGTTCACGGTCATCGGCAAGCCGCAGGATCTGGAGCCCGCTCTCAACATCCCCGGCGGCGTGGTCCAGACGCTGGAGAAGGAGCAGGCCACGGTGCTGGTGGAACGGTCCGACGACATCGTCGTGGACGCCTTGCGAC
- a CDS encoding NUDIX domain-containing protein has translation MSEPGNSPSPTAPQPPRYVRDSHCTACGAPYPVLPSAHAWPRTCACCGTTAYRNPLPVAVALLPVAGPDATGLVVITRTIEPQKGGTALPGGFIDHAEDWRTAVVRELREETGIETAPRDVRLADVLSDTDGHLLVFGLLPTRPLAVLPPSTPTDETSGYEVLYSPGPLAFPLHTEAAEAWFAGRYG, from the coding sequence GTGTCCGAACCCGGCAACAGCCCTTCCCCTACCGCCCCGCAGCCACCCCGGTACGTACGGGACTCCCACTGCACCGCCTGCGGAGCCCCGTATCCCGTCCTTCCGTCCGCCCACGCCTGGCCCCGCACCTGCGCGTGCTGCGGGACCACCGCCTACCGCAACCCGCTCCCCGTCGCGGTGGCCCTGCTCCCCGTCGCCGGCCCCGACGCCACCGGACTCGTCGTCATCACCCGCACCATCGAGCCGCAGAAGGGCGGCACGGCGCTGCCCGGCGGATTCATCGACCACGCCGAGGACTGGCGTACGGCGGTCGTCCGCGAACTGCGCGAGGAGACCGGCATCGAGACCGCTCCCCGGGACGTCCGCCTCGCCGACGTCCTGAGCGACACCGACGGACACCTCCTGGTCTTCGGCCTCCTCCCGACCCGCCCCCTCGCCGTCCTGCCGCCCTCGACGCCGACCGACGAGACGTCCGGCTACGAGGTCCTGTACAGCCCCGGCCCCCTGGCGTTCCCCCTGCACACGGAAGCCGCCGAAGCCTGGTTCGCCGGCCGCTACGGCTGA